A genomic stretch from Sinorhizobium terangae includes:
- a CDS encoding DUF4870 family protein, translating to MSDTGPQAPLSGQTDRWLEPGKVNIQIIYVLYLIAFVIGITALIGIVLAYLNRDKAEPWARTHYIWAIRTFWIALLFCIVSALLTVLVIGVLGFVATAVWIVVRCVIGLQKAAREEAITNPESWLV from the coding sequence ATGAGCGATACCGGTCCACAGGCACCGCTTTCCGGCCAGACCGATCGCTGGCTGGAACCGGGCAAGGTCAATATTCAGATCATCTACGTGCTTTACCTGATCGCATTTGTCATCGGCATCACGGCGCTCATCGGGATCGTGCTCGCCTATCTCAACCGCGACAAGGCGGAGCCATGGGCGAGGACCCATTATATCTGGGCCATCCGTACCTTCTGGATCGCCTTGCTTTTCTGCATCGTCTCGGCCCTGCTCACGGTTTTGGTCATTGGCGTTCTAGGCTTTGTCGCCACGGCGGTGTGGATCGTCGTCAGATGCGTGATCGGCCTGCAGAAAGCGGCGCGGGAGGAGGCGATCACCAATCCCGAGAGCTGGCTCGTCTAG
- the glcE gene encoding glycolate oxidase subunit GlcE, with product MIVHFEPASAEGIASVVRSAAAERVTLAIIGGGTRAGLGNPVRTDRTLSTRRLSGIVSYNPAEMTMSALAGTPLAEVEAALRAKGQMLSFEPMDHRPIFATSGEPTIGGVFAANVSGPRRYVAGAARDSLLGVRFVNGAGDLIKAGGRVMKNVTGLDLVKLMAGSYGTLGILTEVTFKVLPIPPAAATVVVSALNDAEAAAAMAETMAQPVEASGAAHLPESVRGRFLDGALPDGAATVLRLEGLADSVDMRAERLSAALSRFGPVSRLDADATRLLWGEIRDVKPYADGTRRPLWRVSVAPSAGHQLVAALRLQTGVDAFYDWQGGLVWLRMEADAEAELVRRYVGALGGGHASLVRAGDDVRARIPAFEPQAPAVAQLTERIRARFDPARIFNPGRIAAP from the coding sequence ATGATCGTCCACTTCGAACCGGCCAGCGCGGAGGGCATCGCCTCCGTCGTGCGCTCCGCAGCAGCAGAACGCGTCACCTTGGCAATCATCGGCGGTGGCACGCGTGCGGGACTCGGCAATCCGGTGCGGACCGATCGGACGCTCTCGACGCGTCGCCTCTCCGGCATCGTCAGCTACAATCCGGCGGAAATGACCATGAGTGCGCTCGCCGGAACGCCGCTTGCCGAGGTCGAAGCCGCGCTGCGAGCCAAGGGTCAGATGCTTTCATTCGAGCCGATGGATCATAGGCCGATCTTCGCCACGTCCGGCGAACCGACGATCGGCGGAGTATTCGCCGCCAATGTTTCCGGTCCGCGGCGCTACGTCGCCGGTGCGGCGCGCGACAGCCTGCTCGGCGTGCGCTTCGTCAATGGCGCCGGTGACCTGATCAAGGCCGGCGGCCGGGTCATGAAGAACGTCACCGGGCTCGACCTCGTCAAGCTCATGGCGGGCTCCTACGGCACACTCGGGATCCTGACGGAAGTCACGTTCAAGGTGCTGCCCATTCCGCCGGCGGCCGCGACGGTGGTGGTTTCGGCCCTCAACGACGCCGAAGCTGCTGCGGCCATGGCCGAGACGATGGCACAGCCGGTGGAGGCTTCCGGCGCGGCACATCTGCCCGAGAGCGTGCGCGGGCGCTTCCTGGATGGCGCACTTCCCGACGGCGCGGCAACCGTGCTGAGGCTCGAAGGCTTGGCGGATTCCGTCGACATGCGTGCCGAGAGACTCAGCGCGGCCCTTTCGCGCTTCGGGCCGGTCTCACGGCTCGACGCTGACGCGACGCGTCTCTTGTGGGGGGAAATTCGCGACGTGAAACCCTACGCCGACGGTACGAGGCGGCCATTGTGGCGGGTGTCGGTCGCGCCGTCCGCCGGGCACCAGCTCGTCGCTGCGCTGCGCCTTCAAACGGGCGTCGATGCCTTTTATGATTGGCAGGGCGGGCTCGTCTGGCTGCGGATGGAGGCGGATGCCGAGGCGGAACTCGTGCGTCGCTATGTCGGCGCGCTCGGTGGGGGACACGCAAGCCTCGTGAGGGCTGGCGACGACGTGCGGGCCCGCATTCCGGCTTTCGAACCGCAGGCACCGGCCGTCGCTCAGCTGACGGAGCGCATCCGCGCTCGGTTCGATCCAGCGCGGATTTTCAATCCGGGGCGCATCGCGGCGCCGTAG
- a CDS encoding LysR family transcriptional regulator, which produces MTNLGDLEIFARVVSSGSMSAAGRLLSLSPAVISKRVKRLEDRLGTRLLQRTTRQISLTEAGQGFYDRVLGILAGIEDAEAYASGRSSQAQGTLRISAPTSFGRMHIAPHLTGFMKDHPDLKLHIVLSDDFADIVAEGFDLAVRIGELTDSSLVARKLAPVRRLLCAAPSYVARHGLPREIDDLANHVCLPAHNNDNWKLEGPGGSLTYRPEGPLVTNSSEIIREAVIAGAGIALRSTWDIGKELRSGQLVQVLPQWEGSRNLALSAVYPSRQFLPAKVRLFIDYLAALYGPVPYWEQ; this is translated from the coding sequence ATGACAAATCTCGGCGATCTCGAGATCTTTGCGCGGGTCGTCTCATCCGGCAGCATGTCGGCGGCAGGACGCCTGCTCAGTCTATCTCCGGCGGTGATCTCGAAGCGCGTCAAGCGGCTGGAGGACAGGCTCGGCACGCGGCTTCTCCAGCGGACCACGCGGCAAATTTCGCTGACGGAGGCCGGACAAGGTTTTTACGACCGCGTCCTCGGCATTCTCGCCGGTATCGAGGACGCGGAAGCCTACGCCTCCGGGCGCTCGTCGCAGGCGCAGGGAACACTCCGGATCAGCGCGCCGACGTCCTTCGGGCGCATGCATATCGCACCGCATCTGACGGGCTTCATGAAGGATCATCCGGACCTCAAACTCCACATCGTTCTCAGCGACGATTTCGCCGATATCGTCGCTGAGGGTTTCGATCTTGCCGTCAGGATCGGCGAACTCACGGATTCGAGCCTCGTCGCGCGCAAGCTCGCGCCTGTCCGTCGCCTCCTCTGCGCCGCACCGAGCTATGTCGCCCGCCACGGTCTCCCGCGTGAAATCGACGATCTCGCGAATCATGTCTGCCTGCCGGCCCACAATAACGACAACTGGAAGCTGGAAGGGCCCGGCGGCAGCCTCACCTATCGCCCGGAGGGGCCGCTCGTCACCAACTCATCGGAGATCATCCGCGAGGCGGTGATCGCCGGGGCCGGAATCGCGCTGCGCTCCACCTGGGACATCGGCAAGGAACTGCGCTCCGGACAGTTGGTCCAGGTGCTGCCGCAATGGGAAGGTTCCCGCAACCTGGCGCTCTCGGCCGTTTATCCAAGCCGGCAATTCCTGCCCGCCAAGGTCCGTCTCTTTATCGATTACCTCGCCGCGCTTTACGGGCCGGTGCCCTATTGGGAGCAATAG
- a CDS encoding DUF3422 family protein, with the protein MAKGSFAFPSAPLRAQVLGEVHSRPYALVTTPRVIFQLAFMTEGGSIVDHAVLSELSRSRGIAPPGRDANHHAMPWGQGTLRWERHTEFSTYFWDAPAPDHFGGEVPIHPFGDGFSPPGTLISGIRLEIRPDTPETREAIKAFDPTSLCYSETKNGQAVLVTDFRQNGDGLTQILVIDRGLTEAGTGALVQRLLDIETYRTLAMLGLPLAQSLSPEIRRTEDGLTGITQRMKENVREEADEMLSEITRLAADVEAGAALSLYRFGASRAYYGIVQERIRTLAETAVPGYETIGTFLERRLAPAMRTCQSVEERQANLSRKLARATALLRSWIDVELEKQNSALLNSMDRRAKLQLRLQQTVEGLSVAAISYYVVGLFGYLAKAVSHELPVDPNLLTGLAVPFAVLGVWLVVRRIRRHHEESAQK; encoded by the coding sequence ATGGCAAAGGGCAGTTTTGCATTTCCGTCCGCGCCGCTGCGTGCGCAGGTTCTCGGTGAGGTTCACTCGCGCCCCTATGCGCTGGTGACGACGCCTCGCGTCATTTTTCAGCTTGCCTTCATGACTGAAGGCGGCTCGATCGTGGATCACGCAGTCTTGTCCGAGCTGTCGCGCTCACGCGGCATCGCGCCGCCCGGTCGTGATGCCAATCACCATGCCATGCCTTGGGGGCAGGGCACGCTGCGCTGGGAACGGCACACGGAATTCTCCACCTATTTCTGGGACGCTCCGGCGCCGGACCATTTCGGCGGCGAGGTGCCCATCCACCCGTTCGGTGACGGGTTTTCGCCGCCGGGAACCCTGATTTCCGGTATTCGGCTCGAAATCCGGCCGGACACGCCGGAGACGCGCGAGGCGATCAAGGCCTTCGACCCGACCAGCCTCTGTTACAGCGAAACCAAGAACGGGCAGGCGGTACTCGTGACCGATTTTCGCCAGAACGGCGACGGGCTGACGCAGATTCTCGTCATCGACCGCGGCCTGACGGAAGCGGGTACGGGCGCGCTGGTGCAGCGCCTGCTCGATATCGAGACCTATCGCACGCTCGCCATGCTCGGCCTGCCGCTGGCGCAATCGCTGTCGCCGGAAATCCGCAGGACGGAGGACGGCCTGACCGGAATCACCCAGCGGATGAAGGAAAACGTCCGCGAAGAGGCCGACGAGATGCTCTCCGAAATCACCCGGCTTGCGGCCGACGTCGAGGCCGGTGCCGCCCTCAGCCTCTATCGTTTCGGTGCCAGCCGCGCCTATTACGGCATCGTGCAGGAGCGCATTCGCACACTGGCCGAGACGGCCGTGCCCGGCTACGAAACGATCGGCACCTTTCTCGAACGTCGGTTGGCGCCGGCGATGCGGACCTGTCAATCGGTCGAGGAGCGTCAGGCAAACCTGTCTCGCAAGCTGGCGCGTGCCACGGCGCTTCTCAGAAGCTGGATCGATGTCGAACTCGAAAAACAGAACAGCGCCCTGCTGAACTCGATGGATCGCCGGGCCAAGCTGCAGTTGCGCCTCCAGCAGACCGTAGAAGGCCTGTCGGTTGCCGCCATTTCCTACTATGTGGTCGGGCTGTTCGGCTATCTCGCCAAGGCCGTGAGCCACGAACTGCCGGTCGATCCCAACCTTCTGACCGGCCTTGCCGTCCCATTTGCTGTCCTCGGCGTCTGGCTCGTCGTCCGCCGCATCCGTCGCCACCACGAGGAAAGCGCGCAGAAATAA
- a CDS encoding FadR/GntR family transcriptional regulator, with protein MTEDQLDLYARISHSRTADEVVQQIELLILEGVLRDGDRLPGERELSKRFDVSRPILREALKELEARGLVESRHGGGTFVADVVGQIFSKPLIELIGRHHKATQDYLEYRRELEGLTAELAASRATDFDRDILTRVIERMRAAHRNGDFDEELSADIELHNAIGESAHNIILLHTLRACYRLLTQGIFFHRTSVFGAPGARDRLLAQHEAIYDAIMARDPEAAKAAAQSHIDFVAAAAYEAERTGEWARIARLRLQQRDRAGS; from the coding sequence GTGACCGAAGACCAGCTCGACCTCTATGCACGCATCAGCCACAGCCGGACGGCGGACGAGGTCGTGCAGCAGATCGAGCTTCTGATCCTCGAAGGCGTGTTGCGCGACGGCGACCGGTTGCCGGGTGAGCGGGAGCTGTCGAAGCGTTTCGACGTGTCGAGGCCGATCCTGCGCGAAGCCCTCAAGGAGCTGGAGGCACGCGGACTCGTGGAAAGCCGGCATGGCGGCGGCACGTTCGTCGCCGACGTGGTCGGCCAGATCTTCTCCAAGCCGCTGATCGAGCTTATCGGGCGCCACCACAAGGCGACACAGGACTACCTGGAGTACCGGCGGGAGCTCGAGGGCCTGACTGCGGAGCTTGCAGCAAGCCGCGCCACCGATTTCGACCGCGACATTCTCACGCGCGTCATCGAGCGGATGCGGGCCGCACACCGCAACGGCGATTTCGACGAGGAGCTCTCAGCCGACATCGAGCTGCACAACGCGATCGGCGAAAGCGCGCACAACATCATCCTCCTGCATACGCTGCGCGCCTGCTACCGGCTCCTGACCCAGGGGATATTCTTTCACCGCACGTCGGTGTTCGGCGCTCCGGGCGCGCGCGACCGGCTTCTCGCACAGCATGAGGCGATCTACGATGCCATCATGGCTCGTGACCCGGAGGCCGCCAAGGCGGCGGCGCAAAGCCATATCGACTTCGTCGCCGCCGCGGCATACGAAGCGGAGCGCACCGGCGAATGGGCGCGCATCGCGCGGCTGCGTCTTCAGCAGCGGGATCGTGCCGGGTCCTAA
- a CDS encoding inorganic phosphate transporter, whose amino-acid sequence MAKPRLEKLTLDKDLDKLSLAEEASHHVMRRLAAPGLALLFLILSMAFAAIYVVGSSGAAIVVAAAAIAGYMAMNIGANDVTNNVGAAVGAKAMTMATALAIAAVFEIAGALTAGRKVTLTIEAGIVDGGLVDPQTLVWVMMAALISSAAWINIATFSRAPVSTTHSIIGGIVGAGMTAAGLSSVKWWALAGITASWSISPLLGGAIAAIFLAVLKEFIIYREDKIEAARRWMPIVLAVTAGAFTAYVAVFALVHVAIISPSTGLLVGLFMGIVCYVASKPWIHRQSEGLDNRNQSLRKLFRMPLIFSAALLSFAHGANDVSNAIGPLSAIVSAVNGAVSTESARAPFWVLLIGALGISIGLLLYGPLLIRVVGEEITRLNPMRAFCVALATAVTVLLASALGLPISSTHTAVGAVFGVGFFREWYTRHSRRRLEYVRRKTGQEDFMSKAEANFAEVRRRRLVRRSHFLTIVAAWVITVPASALLSAFVYLILSGLFL is encoded by the coding sequence GTGGCAAAGCCGCGCCTGGAAAAGCTGACCCTGGACAAGGACCTCGACAAGCTCAGCCTTGCCGAAGAGGCCTCTCATCACGTCATGCGCAGGCTGGCGGCCCCTGGCCTGGCGCTGCTCTTCCTGATTCTCAGCATGGCGTTTGCGGCAATCTACGTTGTCGGCTCGTCGGGTGCTGCAATCGTCGTCGCCGCAGCGGCGATTGCCGGCTACATGGCGATGAACATCGGCGCCAACGACGTGACGAACAACGTCGGCGCCGCCGTCGGCGCAAAGGCGATGACGATGGCGACGGCCCTGGCGATCGCTGCCGTCTTCGAAATCGCCGGCGCGTTGACCGCAGGCCGGAAGGTCACGCTTACAATCGAGGCCGGCATCGTCGACGGAGGGCTCGTCGATCCTCAGACGCTCGTATGGGTGATGATGGCCGCGCTGATCTCGTCCGCAGCCTGGATCAACATCGCCACCTTTTCCCGCGCACCCGTATCCACCACCCATTCGATCATCGGCGGCATCGTCGGCGCCGGCATGACCGCCGCCGGTCTTTCCAGCGTCAAATGGTGGGCGCTCGCCGGCATTACGGCAAGCTGGTCGATATCACCGCTGCTTGGCGGCGCCATCGCAGCGATCTTCCTGGCCGTTCTCAAGGAATTCATCATCTATCGCGAGGACAAGATCGAGGCCGCGCGGCGCTGGATGCCGATCGTCCTGGCTGTGACGGCGGGCGCCTTCACCGCCTATGTGGCGGTTTTTGCGCTCGTTCATGTGGCCATCATTTCCCCTTCGACCGGTCTCCTGGTCGGCCTGTTCATGGGCATCGTCTGTTATGTGGCGAGCAAGCCGTGGATCCACCGCCAGTCGGAGGGGCTCGACAACCGCAACCAGTCGCTGCGCAAGCTGTTCCGCATGCCGCTGATATTCTCAGCGGCGCTGCTTTCCTTTGCCCACGGTGCAAATGACGTTTCCAATGCGATTGGTCCACTGTCGGCGATCGTTTCCGCAGTCAATGGCGCCGTATCGACGGAAAGCGCGAGGGCACCGTTCTGGGTGCTGCTGATCGGCGCGCTCGGCATCTCCATCGGCCTGCTGCTTTACGGGCCGCTCCTGATCCGGGTCGTCGGTGAAGAGATCACGCGCCTCAATCCCATGCGCGCCTTCTGCGTTGCACTTGCGACGGCAGTCACCGTGCTGCTTGCCTCCGCGCTTGGTCTGCCGATCAGTTCCACGCACACGGCGGTCGGTGCGGTCTTCGGCGTCGGCTTCTTCCGCGAATGGTACACGCGCCACTCCAGGCGCCGGCTGGAATATGTGCGCCGAAAGACCGGGCAGGAAGATTTCATGAGCAAGGCGGAAGCCAATTTTGCCGAGGTGCGTCGACGCCGGCTGGTGCGCCGCTCCCATTTCCTGACGATCGTTGCGGCCTGGGTCATCACCGTGCCGGCGTCTGCCCTGCTCTCGGCGTTCGTCTATCTCATCCTTTCCGGCCTTTTCCTCTGA
- a CDS encoding NUDIX hydrolase, producing MNFLNRLAADVHLMLRRPARMQYAALCYRIRKKTGALEILLITSRDTGRWVIPKGWPMQGKRAHEVAEREAYEEAGVKGKAQKAAIGAYVYQKRMNHGLKVSCKVQVHALEVDDFCKNFPEKGTRRLEWVDCKEAASRVAEPSLKSLILAFGERMAAAPASLPKSANG from the coding sequence TTGAACTTCCTGAACCGGTTAGCTGCTGATGTGCATCTGATGCTGCGTCGCCCGGCGCGCATGCAGTATGCTGCGCTCTGCTACCGGATCCGCAAGAAGACGGGTGCGCTGGAGATCCTCCTGATCACCAGCCGCGATACCGGCCGCTGGGTCATTCCCAAGGGCTGGCCGATGCAGGGCAAGCGGGCCCATGAGGTCGCCGAACGCGAGGCCTATGAGGAGGCAGGTGTGAAGGGCAAGGCGCAGAAAGCCGCGATCGGCGCCTATGTCTATCAGAAGCGCATGAACCATGGCCTGAAGGTCTCCTGCAAGGTCCAGGTACACGCGCTCGAAGTCGATGACTTCTGCAAGAACTTCCCTGAAAAGGGTACCCGGCGCCTTGAATGGGTCGACTGCAAGGAGGCGGCGAGCCGCGTTGCCGAACCCTCGCTGAAAAGCCTTATCCTGGCGTTCGGAGAACGGATGGCGGCGGCACCCGCATCCCTGCCCAAGAGCGCGAACGGCTAA
- a CDS encoding FAD-linked oxidase C-terminal domain-containing protein, with protein MPETIGFLKPKQAVLDRRQEIVADLKDLLPKGCLISEERELKPFETDAFLAYRRLPLAVALPETTEQVSAVLKYCSRYGVPVVPRGAGTSLSGGAIPQEDAVVIGLSKMSRILDIDLFNRTATVQAGVTNLNISEAVSADGFFYAPDPSSQLACTIGGNIGMNSGGAHCLKYGVTTNNLMGVKMVLFDGTVIELGGKALDAAGYDLLGLVCGSEGQLGIVTEATVRLIAKPEGARPVLFGFASSEAAGACVADVIGAGIIPVAIEFMDKPAIEICEAFAHAGYPLDVEALLIVEVEGSEAEMDAMLQRIIEVARRHGVTTIRECQSALEAALIWKGRKSAFGATGRIADYICMDGTVPLSQLSHVLRKTGEIVAGYGLRVANVFHAGDGNMHPLILYNINDPEDAARAEAAGNDILKLCVDAGGCLTGEHGVGIEKRDLMLHQYSRADLAQQMAARSAFDPEWILNPSKVFPLEGRPTA; from the coding sequence ATGCCGGAGACGATCGGGTTTCTGAAACCGAAACAAGCCGTTCTGGATCGCCGGCAGGAAATTGTTGCCGATCTCAAGGATCTCCTGCCCAAGGGCTGCCTGATCAGCGAGGAGCGCGAGCTGAAGCCCTTCGAGACCGATGCGTTCCTGGCCTATCGGCGGTTGCCGCTTGCCGTCGCCCTGCCGGAGACGACGGAACAGGTTTCTGCCGTGCTCAAATATTGCAGCCGCTACGGCGTTCCGGTCGTGCCGCGCGGCGCCGGCACGTCGCTCTCGGGCGGCGCCATCCCGCAGGAGGATGCCGTCGTCATCGGTCTTTCGAAAATGTCGCGCATTCTCGACATCGACCTCTTCAACAGGACGGCCACGGTTCAGGCGGGCGTCACCAACCTTAACATCTCCGAGGCGGTCTCGGCGGACGGCTTCTTCTATGCGCCCGACCCCAGTTCGCAGCTCGCCTGCACCATCGGCGGCAATATCGGCATGAACTCCGGCGGCGCCCATTGCCTGAAATACGGGGTCACCACCAACAACCTCATGGGCGTGAAGATGGTGCTTTTCGACGGCACCGTGATCGAACTCGGAGGCAAGGCGCTGGACGCGGCCGGATACGACCTGCTCGGACTCGTCTGCGGTTCGGAAGGCCAGCTCGGCATCGTCACGGAAGCAACGGTGCGCTTGATCGCCAAGCCGGAAGGTGCGCGGCCGGTGCTCTTCGGATTCGCCTCGTCCGAGGCGGCCGGCGCCTGCGTTGCCGACGTCATCGGAGCGGGCATCATTCCCGTTGCCATCGAATTCATGGACAAGCCGGCGATCGAGATCTGCGAAGCCTTCGCGCATGCCGGTTACCCGCTCGATGTCGAGGCTCTGCTGATCGTCGAGGTCGAGGGGTCCGAGGCGGAGATGGACGCCATGCTTCAACGCATCATCGAGGTCGCTCGCCGCCACGGCGTCACCACGATCCGGGAATGCCAATCCGCATTGGAGGCGGCGCTGATCTGGAAGGGTCGGAAATCGGCTTTCGGCGCGACGGGCCGCATTGCGGACTATATCTGCATGGATGGCACCGTGCCGCTAAGCCAGCTTTCACATGTGTTGCGCAAGACCGGCGAGATCGTCGCCGGTTATGGCCTGCGCGTGGCAAACGTCTTCCACGCCGGTGACGGCAACATGCATCCGCTGATCCTCTACAACATAAACGATCCGGAGGATGCGGCGCGAGCCGAGGCGGCGGGCAACGACATCCTCAAGCTTTGCGTCGATGCCGGCGGCTGCCTGACGGGCGAGCATGGCGTCGGCATTGAGAAGCGTGATCTGATGCTGCACCAGTACAGCCGGGCCGATCTCGCCCAGCAGATGGCCGCGCGCTCGGCCTTCGATCCCGAGTGGATCCTCAACCCGTCGAAGGTTTTTCCGCTCGAAGGGCGTCCGACAGCATGA
- a CDS encoding glutamate--cysteine ligase translates to MARDTTDQTPVTSVADLTAYLESGSKPKEKFRIGTEHEKFAFFKADNSPVPYFGEASIQALLNGMAEKSGWEPILDEGNIIGLAEHSGNGAISLEPGGQFELSGAPLENLHQTCKESNQHLAVLREIAEPLGIRFLGIGGSPKWTFSETPRMPKSRYGIMTRYMPKVGTQGLDMMYRTCTIQVNLDFSSEEDMRRKMQVSMKLQPLATALFASSPFTDGKPNGLLSWRGDIWRDTDNQRAGLLPAAFKPEFGFADYVEWALDVPMYFVVRDGHYHDCTHVTFRQFMAGALKGEIAEWQPNMGDWANHLSTLFPDVRLKRFLEMRGADGGPWRRICALPAFWVGLLYDDEALAAAEALTRDWSYEAVQALRDAVPAQALSAKLGTTSLFDIAREVLTISRAGLKRRDRLNGDGVDESQFLAPLDEVLAKKATLAEDLLALYNGRWNGSVEPVFAEYQY, encoded by the coding sequence ATGGCCCGAGATACCACCGACCAGACGCCGGTTACCTCTGTCGCTGACCTGACCGCCTATCTGGAGTCGGGATCGAAGCCGAAGGAGAAGTTTCGTATCGGGACGGAGCATGAGAAATTCGCCTTCTTTAAGGCGGACAACAGTCCCGTGCCCTATTTCGGCGAAGCCAGCATTCAGGCGCTTCTGAACGGGATGGCCGAGAAAAGCGGCTGGGAACCGATTCTCGACGAGGGCAATATCATCGGGCTCGCCGAGCATTCCGGCAATGGCGCGATTTCACTGGAGCCGGGCGGACAGTTCGAGCTCTCCGGCGCGCCGCTCGAAAACCTGCATCAGACCTGCAAGGAGTCCAACCAGCACCTGGCCGTTCTTCGGGAAATTGCCGAACCGCTCGGCATTCGTTTCCTCGGCATCGGCGGCAGTCCGAAATGGACATTTTCCGAGACACCGCGCATGCCGAAGTCGCGATACGGCATCATGACGCGCTACATGCCGAAGGTTGGCACCCAAGGCCTCGACATGATGTATCGCACCTGCACCATCCAGGTGAATCTCGACTTTTCCTCCGAAGAGGATATGCGGCGCAAGATGCAGGTGTCGATGAAATTGCAGCCGCTCGCCACCGCTCTCTTCGCAAGCTCTCCCTTTACCGATGGCAAGCCCAATGGACTGCTTTCCTGGCGGGGCGACATCTGGCGCGATACCGATAATCAGCGCGCCGGTCTGCTGCCGGCTGCGTTCAAGCCGGAATTCGGCTTTGCCGATTATGTCGAATGGGCGCTCGATGTGCCGATGTATTTCGTCGTGCGCGATGGGCATTACCATGACTGTACGCATGTCACATTCCGGCAATTCATGGCCGGTGCGCTCAAGGGCGAGATCGCCGAATGGCAGCCCAACATGGGCGACTGGGCCAATCACCTGTCGACGCTCTTTCCCGATGTCCGGCTGAAGCGTTTCCTCGAGATGCGCGGCGCCGATGGCGGCCCCTGGCGCCGGATCTGCGCACTGCCGGCCTTCTGGGTCGGCCTGCTCTACGATGACGAGGCGCTCGCGGCAGCCGAGGCGCTGACCCGCGACTGGAGCTACGAGGCCGTGCAGGCGCTGCGCGATGCGGTGCCCGCCCAGGCACTTTCCGCAAAGCTCGGCACGACGTCGCTCTTTGACATCGCGCGCGAAGTTCTGACTATTTCACGCGCAGGCCTGAAGCGGCGCGATCGACTGAACGGCGATGGCGTGGACGAAAGCCAGTTCCTGGCACCGCTCGACGAAGTGCTGGCGAAGAAGGCGACGCTCGCCGAGGACCTGCTGGCGCTCTACAACGGCCGCTGGAACGGTTCTGTCGAGCCGGTCTTCGCCGAATACCAGTATTAA
- a CDS encoding 16S rRNA (uracil(1498)-N(3))-methyltransferase — MRANFRMQRLFLESPLHAGSTHEASKEHYNYLVNVLRLDEGASLLVFNGRDGEWRAELSLPSRKRLLLTAVERTRPQPAPSDLVYLFAPLKVGRLDYLVQKAVEMGAGRLQPVITQHVQGKIGSLDRVRANVIEAAEQCGVLGIPPVDTPRKLEDLLQSWPRDRRIIFCDEGNESQNPLPILQAIAERKLALLIGPEGGFSEAERTLLRGLDFVTAIPLGPRILRADTAAVAAMAVIQAAIGDWR, encoded by the coding sequence TTGCGTGCCAATTTCCGTATGCAGCGCCTGTTTTTGGAAAGCCCGCTTCATGCTGGGTCGACACACGAGGCCAGCAAGGAGCACTACAATTATCTCGTCAACGTGCTGCGCCTCGACGAGGGTGCGTCGCTGCTGGTCTTCAACGGCCGCGACGGCGAGTGGCGGGCGGAACTCTCGCTTCCGTCCAGGAAACGCCTCCTTCTCACCGCGGTCGAACGGACGCGTCCGCAACCTGCACCGTCAGACCTCGTCTACCTCTTCGCGCCGCTCAAGGTGGGCCGCCTCGATTATCTCGTCCAGAAGGCCGTCGAAATGGGGGCCGGACGACTGCAACCGGTAATTACACAGCATGTTCAGGGCAAGATCGGCAGCCTCGACCGGGTGCGCGCGAATGTGATCGAAGCGGCCGAACAATGCGGCGTGCTCGGCATTCCTCCCGTAGACACCCCGAGAAAACTCGAAGACCTTCTTCAGAGCTGGCCGCGGGACCGCCGTATCATCTTCTGCGACGAGGGCAACGAAAGCCAGAATCCGCTGCCGATCCTGCAAGCAATTGCCGAGCGCAAGCTCGCCCTGCTGATCGGCCCCGAAGGCGGCTTTTCGGAAGCCGAGCGAACGCTGCTGCGCGGCCTGGACTTTGTGACCGCGATCCCGCTCGGACCCCGGATCCTGCGCGCGGATACGGCGGCGGTCGCGGCGATGGCGGTCATCCAGGCGGCAATTGGCGACTGGCGATGA